GAGTTCTACTGTGAAACTCTGAATAATCACGGACTCACTAGCACCATTGAGCCAGAAGAATAAGACCTCTAACCCCATAAGGGAAAGAAAAAAAGCACCAGCCATGCAAAGAATCCTCCGATTTTTGGTGGTGCTTTTGTGTGTTTGGTTACCCATTACCTTGCCTATTTATCTCTGGGTTCGAGATCCTAACTGGCAAAGTATTTTGGCGATGGGGATTTTGTATATCGAGTTCCTGTTGCTGGTTTATGTTTGGTCTCGATGGGTTGACCCCATTCCCCATCTGGGTAAATACTATGGAGTGAGTTTAAACCGAGCAAATCGCTTAGAGTTTTTCGCCGGTTTGTGGATTGCCGTTTCTCTACTCTTAGGATTGTTTACGATACAAGAATTGATGGGTTGGGTAACGTGGAGACCTTTACCCCCATCAATGGCTCAAGTCATCTTAGAAGCCATTCTCGTTGGTTTCGGAGTCGGTTGTGCAGAAGAGCTGTTTTTTCGCGGGTGGTTCCTGAGTGAACTGCAACAGGACTATTCTCCGAACCGCAGTGCTTGGATCAACACCCTAATTTTTGCGGTGCTGCACTTTATTAAACCCTTGGGGGAAATTCTGCGAACCTGGGTTCAGTTTCCTGGTTTGGTGCTGTTAGGTTTAACCCTAGTTTGGGCAAAATATGCAACCTATGGACGATTAGGATTATCCATTGGTTTGCACACGGGGTTAGTGGCTACATTTTATGTAATTAATGTGGGTCAGTTGATTGAATATACACAAACGGTTCCCTCTTGGATAACCGGTATTGATCAAAATCCCCTAG
This window of the Roseofilum reptotaenium CS-1145 genome carries:
- a CDS encoding CPBP family intramembrane glutamic endopeptidase encodes the protein MQRILRFLVVLLCVWLPITLPIYLWVRDPNWQSILAMGILYIEFLLLVYVWSRWVDPIPHLGKYYGVSLNRANRLEFFAGLWIAVSLLLGLFTIQELMGWVTWRPLPPSMAQVILEAILVGFGVGCAEELFFRGWFLSELQQDYSPNRSAWINTLIFAVLHFIKPLGEILRTWVQFPGLVLLGLTLVWAKYATYGRLGLSIGLHTGLVATFYVINVGQLIEYTQTVPSWITGIDQNPLAGMMGILFLSGIGFWVRRRSRRLLKRSNP